Genomic segment of Synchiropus splendidus isolate RoL2022-P1 chromosome 4, RoL_Sspl_1.0, whole genome shotgun sequence:
atcagtcagtcagtgtggaaaataaaaaagaaaatctgattTAAATTTGTACAAGATGGTTACAATGTAACTCTGTATTTGTTATAGCTTTTAGTATCGGGTTTTAATCACAGTGTAATGTGGACTCCGAATGTGTCCACAAGCTTTTCCAGTCACCGACGACTCACTGCTGATTTCACTCTGAGCTCTTGTGGCTATAACTTATGACTTTCGTGTGACAATtcttgatgttttttgtgtCATCTTGAGCCGGTCTTCCGTGAAAGgtcaagaaaacacacaaaacagcccTGAAGTTCAGAGCCATGTTTCTAGAGTGTACTACATGAAGTAAGCAGTCTCAAAAATATGATTACAAAGTCAGTTGTCACTCAgataaacattgttttaaaagttCTACTGAATTCATAATTAGAATTGTGAGTTACTTTTCAGTCACCCTGTATGTGGCTGGTGTGCTCCGCCTGAACATCTACAAACTTCCAAAACTTTCTCGGTAATTGTAGTCAGTCCATTTCATTCCGTCAGGCTGCCACTCAAAGCTAATGGTTCAAGCTGGAGTCTTCAGTCTCAATCAGCTTCCTGTGAACTTCATTCTGAAGAATGATTGCATTTTCCATTGCTGTGGTGTGAATGAATATGAAAAGTGCATGGTTTTGTTGTCAAATGTATACTGTGCTTAAACTCTAAAAAAAGTTTTGCTGGTGATGAGATGAAAGCAATGCTGTAGAGTTGATTTCAAGTGTACCTGTATGTTTCTGATTTATGGCATTTTATTAACCAGGGAAATCACTTAAACAAAAGACTTACTGTTTCCAGTGTTATCTACAACTATTTTATGCCATGAAGATAAACAGTGTTGCTTTAATGATTTAAATCTCGCTGACTTTTCTTTGCTCTCGCAGTCCAGTGTGGTACTTTTTGAGAGGACAGAAAGCTCCTTAATGGTCTGCAGCTAATCTTGTTAACCAAATTAAAAGAAGCAGCCTCCCAGGATTACTGTGTCCTCCTACACCACAAGTTGTAGCTCATTTTCATCCTCAGGTATTCTGCCATTCAGGAAAAGAAATTGGACCCAGTTCAAGTGCTGGTTTCTGCCTGATAATGCACCACAGTTGTGTTAGCATTGGCAGTTTGCGCATTGATAGAATTGGTTCATCAAACCGGTGGGTTGACTAAGAGGGTAGGGACTCTCTCCGCAGAACAAGACCGTCGCCACACCCAATCAGGGCGTGTGGGACATGAGAGGAAAGCAGTTTTACGCTGGTATCGAGATCAAGGTTTGGGCTGTGGCCTGCTTCGCCCCTCAGAAACAGTGTCGAGAGGATCTGCTCAAGTGAGTCATCGAGTTCATGGTGAAACGTGTTTCTGCCCTTGGTCTTGCATTGAATGTCAAACTTTCTCATAGGAGCTTCACTGACCAGCTGCGGAAGATCTCCAAGGATGCAGGGATGCCCATCCAAGGCCAGCCGTGCTTCTGTAAATACGCCCAGGGAGCTGACAGTGTGGAGCCCATGTTCAAACACCTCAAGATGTCCTATGTTGGCCTTCAGCTTATTGTGGTCATCCTGCCAGGAAAAACCCCTGTATATGGTGAGGGATATTGATGTTACCCACGCAAGTATTCATAgacaccttggtggagatgcaCCAGTCAGTGGTACTGCAACTTATTAAAACCAGGATCCAGAGTAGATAGatttgaaaaactgtttttctggATTTGCTGTTGGCTACGACTTCATTCCCAGCTCTGCACATGTGTTCATGTGGATGTAGCATTTTCTTGGACTGACAAATATTGGCAAGGAAAAGGTGTTTCTACTTGGCCTTGTGCCCCAATCACACTCCCAAAATAAATCCAACAGTTCCGTGAATCACCAGTCAAAGAAGGCCTGCAGGCATGTCCATGACTAGTCCTTGGATTTCCTTGATGTAATGATGGATGTGGAATGTTGCCTCATTCTCACTGTAGAGTTGAAACAAATTTTTGTGCCCATTCAATGTGTTTCCGGCCGGATAGGTGTGACGGTCTGAGTAGTTATGCAATATGGTTTCTAAACCTCACTAGGCGTTAGGACTTTATCTTTTGGTCTGGACATCAGAGTCATGTTAATTGTAGATCTCAAATTGGATTCATCATGTTGGGCTGATGTTAAAACGAATCACATttgttgaagcttcatgagctTTTCTAAAGCTTGCTGAACATCGACGTAGACATCAGCTGAAATTAGTTTCTGCTTCGCGTCTCCTTAAGCTGTGCAGATGGGTTCAATGTGTCACTTTTTAAAAGTGTTCAAAGCACTTCTCCTTTCTGGAGGATTGTTCTGTCTGTTCAGCTTGTGAATCCAGTTTGTTTCTTCTCAGCTGAGGTGAAGCGTGTGGGTGACACCCTCCTGGGCATGGCCACCCAGTGTGTCCAGGTGAAGAATGTAGTCAAGACCTCCCCACAGACCCTCTCCAATCTTTGCCTGAAAATCAACGCCAAGCTCGGCGGCATCAACAACGTCCTGGTGCCGCATCAGAGGCCCTCTGTGTTCCAGCAGCCTGTGATCTTCCTGGGTGCAGACGTCACTCATCCTCCGGCAGGCGACGGAAAGAAACCTTCGATCGCTGCTGTGGTGGGGAGCATGGACGGTCACCCCAGTCGGTACTGTGCTACGGTGCGAGTCCAGACGTCTCGACAGGATATGTCCCAGGTAACATGCCTCCAAGATATTGGACATCTTCGTGGATTGATAAAGTAATGTGTGAGGGGGAAAGACTCAGAAACATTAACTGCCATTTAGAACTGAACTTGTACTAGCGTGCTAGTTGTGAAAACACATTAAGAAGAGTTTAACAAGCTTCCATCATTGTCTCTGCAAGTGTTTCAATTTCAGCAATTGTCCTCATTTTAAttgttgttcttgttttctAACACTATGATCTTGTGTTTACAGGAGCAACTCTTCAGTCAGGAGGTCATCCAGGATCTGACCAACATGGTGAGGGAGCTGCTCATTCAGTTTTACAAGTCAACTCGCTTCAAGCCCACACGCATCATCTACTACCGCGGCGGTGTGTCGGAGGGTCAGATGAAACAGGTCAGTCTCCTACTCCAGGATTAGTGAAACCATCTGAAGATGCTCGCCATGTTCATTCTGTCCCATGTCTGTGTTCAGGTTGCATGGCCCGAGCTGATTGCCATCAGGAAGGCGTGTATCAGCCTGGAGGAGGATTACAGGCCCGGCATCACTTACATCGTGGTCCAAAAGCGCCACCACACCCGTCTCTTCTGCTCCGATAAAGCTGAGAGGGTCAGTTCGACTTCACTGCGCTGTTACTCCCGTCTTTCACTGCCTGTCGCCTCTTAAATGCAACGTTTGCCGTCTTCCAGGTGGGCAAGAGCGGCAACGTCCCTGCCGGCACCACAGTGGACAGCACCATCACACACCCGTCTGAGTTCGACTTCTACTTGTGCAGCCACGCTGGCATCCAGGTATGAGGCTCTCATGATGATCATTTAGACTTGCAGGCCCACTATTTGGCCCTCTATTATCTTTGTTTTTACTATATTCatgacaccatttttatgtgagagcaccacctactgaccaTTTAAAATTAAGACTCATCAGCTTGCTACCACTTAAAATAAATCTTCAGTAAAGCATGAGTgcagtgttttattatttcgtagaagtaatattttttttccatatttgttGGAGGCTACACGTCTAAAAAGGACTGGGAACTCCAATGAAATATATCTCATATTGACAGTGCAGTTCATTGTGATGGAGGAGACCAAAGCCAATTTGTACACACTGGACTCTGAGCAAAAATCGCTGGTTGATTCTCAACCCATTTGTCTACTGATTTCTGTGTGATGGTAACGTGCCTgcagtaaaataataaataatatactatttatattattatactattTTATACTTGGAAAATGACCTGCATTACAAGTGGTAGAAAGTCAAATTCTGAAGTTACTTTTACTCATGAAAAtttgtatttactttttttttatcctgttgcTACCGCCTGATGTGGCGTTATTGCCACCCGCCGGTGTATGAATAATTTCTCTACtgtttatttataataatttatgtacaactgttttattgcagtttatgtttaaaaaatagtttttaaaaattAGACTGAGACTCATGATTAATAACTATGATTGAATGTGTGAATATGCAGTAGTTACTTCTCAATGTCTTTGACTGTGGTTAAATAGaagcctgctctcctcctcagggAACCAGCCGTCCGTCCCACTATCACGTCTTGTGGGATGACAACTGCTTCACGGCCGATGAGCTGCAGCTCCTGACCTACCAGCTCTGTCACACCTATGTCCGCTGCACACGCTCCGTTTCAATCCCGGCGCCGGCCTACTACGCCCGGCTGGTGGCTTTCCGAGCCCGGTACCACCTGGTGGACAAAGACCATGACAGGTGAGGCAGAACAGCACTTGCTTCCAGCTGAGGTGTAGGACAGAAGATGAGCAATCAGTATAAAAATATAGTCTTATTTATACAGGCAGATTGGTATATAGTCATGCATAATAACCAACTTGCTTCacataaaaattgtgaatagcaaaacaaaaaaaactgcgaCAAATAGCTAAAAGTCTAAAAGTCAGTTTTaaattcctctcctcctccattgaaATGTgcaaattgttttttgttgttgttgtgaattgACTTTATAAACTAAATGGGTTATGCCCATTCAACTgctcaaaccttttttttttttttgagagtaCAAAATTAGAAGGGTAAAGCGCTCCGGACGTCACATGACATGTTTTGCTTACGTCGGCATCTTAgcaggaaaaacagttcagcTGAATAGCAACCATGGATGTGATTCGACATGCAGAATTCCACAGAAACCTAACTTCTGGGAAAATTCCCACACTGTCTGAAGGAGAGTGGATCTTTGCTAcaggaggtcaggggtcacagAGTCCGGCTCCATGCTGCCTCTCACTTTTCATGTTGTTCTCCCATCACATTCAGGCTACTTTCTccttctttctgccgcctcaGAACAGTAGTGGCCCCTCATGTAGTTACTATTTGGAATGAGAGGATGATGATCTGGGCCCCTCCCCGTGTCACCACCGTGCCCTGACCTGCTTCTTGCCCCTGTCTTGCAGCGCCGAGGGCAGCCACGTGTCGGGCCAGAGCAACGGCCGGGACCCCCAGGCCTTGGCGAAGGCGGTCCAGATCCACTACGACACCCAGCACACCATGTATTTCGCTTAAGCTAGCGAGCGCATCAATCAaacttcccctcctcctccacctcctcttcctctttcacttcAGTGTGTTTGTATCCTCGACGCCAGTCCTTTCTTTCTCCGTATCGTCCGTCTCTTCGCACACACACTTATGTATCAGCACCAAAGCGGCTCTTGGACATGGTCTCAGTGTCCAGCAGCTCTTAGACGGGACAACCAGCGTTCCCCATCGAGCCGCCATGAAACCAGCAACCCAGCACTGACGGTCCCCGCCGCGGGTTCCGGACGCATCGAAGGAAGCAAACCAGATCCGCAGAATAAGTTGagccattattttgtttttctgtacaaCGTctgcactctttttttttttttttcctttttttgtttttgttttataacaACACAACCTGAACTGGCGTCATCCGGGCCAGCGGCCATCTTTAGCTCACCTAGCTAAGCCAGGACTCTTATCTACTTTTTACCTCAAAGCCCTTTTGGGCACAATCTGTCACAAGGTCTTGGGTTTATGGGGTGGTGGGGGGAGGGATCTCGTTTGGAGACGGACGGGAGCTGACCTTTTCAgaaagatatatttttttcctttttatgcGCGTGTGTTTTTAGATTTCCTCCTTCACTGTCTTTTACAAGCGAGGTGACCTGGGTGTCCATGCCCATAACTACTTTCCTCCCATGTtgcgtgtatgtgtgcgtgcatatctgtatatacatatactgctgtgtgtgtgcgtgtgtgcgtgtgtttgtgtcagagaGATTTTCATGGCAGGCCACTGAATTGTAAAGGGAAATCGACGAGTTAACTGCTGTAAATGCCTcagatgtgttgtttttatattcACACATACAGTAAACATATATTTACATCTATAAAGCGACAGTGAGACATATGAACCCAGACAGACCTGGGTCGcttattttaattgaaatcGACTTCATATTGGTGGGCGGAGCTTGGCTCCTTTGGGATCAACTCAACCTCAAAGGTGGGTCTGATGTGTAGCAGTAGTAACCGTGGTCTGGTCTGGGACTGGCTCAGCATTGGGACCTGTTGGGCTGAAGGTGTTCCAAACCtcctcagccttttttttttttatctctgtgtcaagatccttttttttgttttggacctGATGATCTAACAGATTAtatagtttgttgtttttagaCATATAACGGGCCGGGAACCAGCATACCTTTGTTCAGTCTCCTTTCTGGCCAATTCATTGCACTGACCCGGGACGCTAGGCAAGCAACAGAGGGCGCTCTCGACCTCTCTTACCTTTATGCATTTATACATACGAATCAACAAAGCAGATTTGTAAAAGTTTAAtataagatgttttttttctggttatCTTAAGACGTTGTTTAGAAACAAGtagttgatgttgttgttgatgttgtcgTTGTTGTGCTATCGTGATGAAATGTTTTGGGCAGTGACGCTGGGTGTGTAGTGACCAGCGCAGGTGAAGGGGGGGTGTAGATTTTTCTTTGGGTTGTTTTTGTAGCATAATAGCGAGGAGAAGAAGACGAACGGCCCCGGGGTGGATGACATCGTGTTTGTTAGCGAGGGAAGCGGCTCGGAAGCGCCGCGTTCAGGGCGACAATCTCGGATCAAATTTGTTTCAAAGCGGAAGTGGTATTTTTAGAATTTCTAAAAACGGTTTCTATTACTCTGTGTATAAATATAATCATTGTAatctatttaaatgtttttcatgtttttaacggacatttttaaacactggATTAAAGCTAGTAAGCTCGGCGACCCCCTCCGTAAGCTATTTTTGACTGTCACGGTAAAACCTACATGGCTACTTTCACAACATGCGAGCACAACCACGAATTGTTGTTTTGGAGTCACGGTGACTCGCATCGTTGCGGGATGCAGCTTCCCAAACAACCGGAGATTCTCCTGCGCAAACGTAGCCATGTGTGACAGCTCCGAAAGTAGAACCACCGTAGCGTTGGGCGATGGACGCGCGGGAACGTTGGTCGGCGGTGCACGCCTCACCAGGGGGGTCCGCTCGCTGAAAACCCTTTTGTAATAAACCACCCGTAAAGCAGCAGGTTTACTATGAATGAGTTTGAGCACCTTCCTGTTGAAGGCGTGCACACGGGTGTCGGCCTCGGAGCGCTAGGGCGCGGGAATTAAAGGGTGTTTTTACGGTGGGCGTTCGCAGGTGTGGAACTCCTCTGCACTGATCTCCACATTCACCAAATTCCATTTCTATAAAGAACCGTGACGCAGCAATATTACCCGACTTCAGTCTCTCACCATCTGGGGAAGCTCATTCTTACCGTTGTGGTGGTTGTTCTACTCGCTATCGTGTCTCTgttcttaattttttttcttattttctattTAATTTGCTTGTATCAATCAGTGGGAATGTGCATTTGGTGGTATAGTTGTGTAGCATTAGACTATTTTCGTTCCGAAATGTAACCTTTGCTCGCCTGCATGCCGGAGTATTGTCctgtttttttaagaaaaaaaaggaaaaaaaatatttattatcacatcagaaaaatataaaaaatctttttttttttttgaaaaacggATGGATTTTATTGGggcttttttccttcttttttagGCTAgcaatatgttgttttttttgtttttgtttttatgtcggTGATGATCTGGACTGGATGGGAGAGGGGTCGGCTCTTTGCGCTGCGTTCACATTTAAGCGAGGTAACTTCTTCAGTCCTGAACACGTGAAAGACCGGACCTCTCTCCGCTCACAGCCAGGTGACAGCAGCTGagtgtctccatggcaaccaagCTGACTCCTCCCCCACATCCTCAGAAATGCACTTCTTCGTGAACAGGTCGTCATAGTgacctttcaaaaaaaaaaaaccaacaaaaagctctgcaaattattttttaacGCAATCATTATCATAATtaattttgtgtattttaattgtttgactatctcttgtttttttttttttttcttgggggGGGGGAGAGCTCTGCTTTTCGGGTTCCTGAAGCTATTCGTGAGTGGAACGCACCATTTTCTGTCAATGGTTTCGTTCCTGCTATGTGATTGGATGTTGTACAAGAaaggggcggagcttcacaTGGACCTGCCACTCTCATGCTGTCCTTGCTCTAATATACATGTTTGAATAcacctttcatttttttagccTGCAGGGAATATTGTGTTCATGTGCAaagtaataaaatgttttttttatgcctCACAATTGTGCGCTCATCATTTACTGTCAGCAGGTGCCGCTGTTTCCCCGCGCTACAGTGAACGAATTTGCGCGATGCCTTTCAATAGTAAGGCATCGCACAACTTAGGCCTTACTTTCATTCATAACGGGATAACAAGAGGCTTTTTAAAGACTAAAACGAGTAAGATTTAATTTTGTAGCAGTACTTCTCAACTCTTTAAAATTCTTAGATCAAGATTTTTAAGATACACCTGTCGTCGTGTGACCCATTTCCTCAAGGTTTGAGCGTGTCACCGTCTTCCGCCTCCtgacttcttcacctccttccatTTCCTGTGTCCCGTTGCCCTGACAACGGTTACCAAGCAAACACAGGAGCAAGAGAGAAGAAAGGGAAACCCGAGCGGCTGCTCTTGGCGCCGTGATATTTAATTCAACGGAACTGTGGCGCAAGATTCAGAGGGTGTTGTGTTTCAAACTGGATGCCACAGCTAGGAAAAAAGAAACGTGTCGTTCCCCACTCATGACCTGTGCGTACGCAGCTTTTCAGCAGCTCCATTTACGGCCGCTGTAGCAGAcaaaagatgttttgttttttttttgaaaggtcCTCCAAAACAAACGTGAGTTGGACCATAATCCCTTCATTTTGGGGGCCACCCCTCTCATGTGGGCTTTGTGTTGCCTGATCCATCTATGAACGCTTGTCCATCCCTCccagcttttgttttctttcaccccttcctctctctcatTCGTGGTTTGTTTGGAAGTCACTCTCAGGTTTATCGGGGAGCTAAAAACCAGGGGTCTACGTGGTATGGAGAGACCTTGTGAAGACCTGGGCTGATTTGAATTTCCTATCTCCTGGAAGGGGGTTGGGTGCATCCATCTGAAGAGGCTTTGTCAAGTGCTGAATACATTTCCGTGGAGAGAGTCGACAAAGCATTTTGACAGTCTGCGCCGTCGAGACTGGATCTGTTCTCGGGCACGTCAGTGGACCAGGGACCCGAGTATCAGGTGATATCGCTGTGATCGGTGCCGGTAAGGCTATACCTCACAGAGGATTTGCACAGCTTACCGACCGGGTCCTGGGTCGCACCGATCTGTGTCGCCCATCAGGGCCCCTCGGACGTGACTCTTTTGGATTGATCCTGCTTCAGGTGGCTGCGCAGCTACGAGCTGTTCAATAATGCAGTGAGTGGAGCCCAGTAGTTGAAGCGAAGGAGAAAGTGTCTGAGAGAAAGCAGGACTGCTGGTCTCGCCTGAGGCTCGTGGAACTGGAAATGGTGAGCATGGTCCGGGGGCTTGGCTGAGGGAACAGTTTGAGGGAGACCTTGACTTGAAGAGAAACTGAGGTTGTAAGTGAAGTTGCGTCTGCCGCCATGGTGAACACTGGGATGCAGCTGATCAGCTTCACCTGCGCGGTGACAGGTTGGATCATGGCCATCGCGGTCACTGCTTTACCCCAGTGGAAAGTCTCGGCCTTCCTCGGCAGCAACATCCTGACGTCGGAGATCAAGTGGGAAGGCATCTGGATGAACTGCATCTACCAGACCACCGGCCACATGCAATGCAAGACCTACGACTCCATGCTGGCGCTGCCGCCGGACATCCAGGCGGCGCGGGCGCTCATGTGCCTGGCCATCTTCATGGGCTGGCTGTCCTGCACCGTCTCCTGCTGCGGGATGAAGTGCACCACCTGCGCCGGAGACGACCGTCGAGCCAAGGCGGGCATCGCTCTGGCCGGCGGAGTTCTTTTCATCGTGACGGGCTTGTGCGTCCTGGTTCCCATCTCCTGGACTGCCAACACCGTGGTGCAGGACTTCTACAACCCCAACGTGCCGCCGATGCACAAGCGCGAGCTGGGCCAGGCCATTTACCTGGGCTGGGCGGCCGCTGTCATCCTGATGATCAGCGGAGCGGTCCTGAGCagcacttgccccctgatggaGCAGAGTGGCAGGTACCGCAGAGGCTACGTCGGACGTAGCTTCGCCAACTCGCCGGCGTCTGATCCTCCGAAACCCATCGCTTCCAACAGTCTACCCATGAAGGAGTATGTCTGAAACTACAGCAAACTGCGAACTAAAACATGACCTTTTCACCTCCGAACTGTGTGTTTATGAGCAAACCCACCTTcagtatttgtgtgtttgtgtttgaaagaaCCTGAAAGAACTGGCTCTGGTTCTGATGATGGTTCTGGTTTGGAAGTTTGCCGTGATTCTCCCTCAGTGTTACACTGCAATAAGCTATCGAGTGTGTTTCAAGAttaaactccaaaataaaatcattgttGAAACGCTGGTCAAACCTTTTCCTCCTGTTTCAACTTTTGGGAAAACTGGTGACCTGTTTATGATGTtgttagtgatgggttgatgaggcttcatgacacagtgtcctgacattcagaggccaccagatggcgctgtctgctgtaaaattcaatgaaaacctCCCAGCTTTCTAAACCAAGAACGCCATATAGTGGCCTCTCaaaattaagacactgtttcatgataccacatctacccatcactagatgaAGTGTAGATGGATTCTGTGCGCACTGCTAGCTATTTGTGATGGGAATAAAAGGCTTCATGAGACCTCATGtacagagctcagaaggtggtgctCTTGTAACCTCTGTCAAGGAGATTATGTTTCCGACGGCATAggtttgtctgtctgcctaTGTGTGTTCAACTTGAAAAGTGATTCACTTTTCAGGCGTTCAGTATGATATCAACACTTTGAAGGTCTCCACACTCATTTCAGATACAGATACAGTTCTGCAACATCGACAGGCACCAGCTACCACATAACATTTTTAATAGGTGAcaaaatactgaaaaaatacatataaatatctttaaaaaaaaaaaaaacgctttacTTTTTTCTTAATGAGTTGAATCCATTTTATCATCCTGActccagaaagaaagaaactttGCAAAGCATatctgaaatgacaaaaaaagttagttCGCCATTAATGTGACAGCTTTTAgataaatgattttaaattttATATAGATAAATGTaacaggaaatgtggaaaaaaatacacgATTATCTCTTGTTCGATGGGATGGTtcgcaattaaaaaaaaaagaacaagaaagcaGTATATTGTGTTAgtattacaataaaaataaaaatactgtgaAGTGTGTTATATTGGTCTTCATTGTAAACataatttatttacatttcatttcattacatTAATTATTAAACATCATCCACATGCAATATTTCCTTTTTAGATAatgaacaatatattttaatttctctTTTATGATAATAATTACCTCATAAGCACCATCTTCGTTTGTTATTATAAGTAAAGTTACACAagaattattattacttataaacattttaatttctctGTTATTACTAATATTTGATACCTAAAAAACGCCCTCTTCTTTTGCAATTATAAGTAAAGTTACACAAAACTTATTATTACttatacatattttaatttCTCTGTTATTACTAATATTTAATACCTAAAAAACACCCTCTTCTTTTGTAATTATAAGTAAAGTTACACAAGAATCCAGGGTGTAAACATCACATACCCGACACGTGGCGCTCAGCGGAGGGATTCTCCAACGAGTTCCATCTCTTGGAGATCGACTCCAGCTGTGAAAGCTCCTCAGCTTTGAGAGTCTGCAACAGAGCTTTCCTCCTCAGGAATCTGAACACATGACTCAAGGAAACGAAGGTGACAGAGCGAGGCGACAGTGGAGGCGCTGAGACGGAGGATACTGCTGTCGATAGTGACGCTCTGCGTCCTGCAGCCACGCCATCATGTCCGCCACGGACGGGACGATGGCGGAGCGCTCAGTCGCCGCCTGGAGATCCAGGTGATCCAAGTTCTGCTGGTACAACTGGACGACTGCTGAGACCTGGTTACTGACCGAGTCTCTGACCGACTGGAGCGACGtcctgcagaggaggaagtAATACGTTCGTATTTGCACC
This window contains:
- the ago4 gene encoding protein argonaute-4 isoform X1, whose protein sequence is MEALGPGPPAPASLFQPPRRPGLGTVGKPIRLLANHFQVQIPKIDVYHYDIDIKPEKRPRRVNREVVDTMVRHFKMQIFGDRQPGYDGKRNMYTAHPLPIGRDRVDLEVTLPGEGKDQTFKVSLQWVSVVSLQMLLEALSGHLNEVPEDSVQALDVITRHLPSMRYTPVGRSFFSPPEGYYHPLGGGREVWFGFHQSVRPAMWNMMLNIDVSATAFYRAQPVIEFMCEVLDIQNINEQTKPLTDSQRVKFTKEIRGLKVEVTHCGQMKRKYRVCNVTRRPASHQTFPLQLENGQAMECTVAQYFKQKYNLQLKYPHLPCLQVGQEQKHTYLPLEVCNIVAGQRCIKKLTDNQTSTMIKATARSAPDRQEEISRLVKSNSMVGGPDPYLKEFGIVVHNDMTEVTGRVLPAPMLQYGGRVSTDTGRDCGRGLSPQNKTVATPNQGVWDMRGKQFYAGIEIKVWAVACFAPQKQCREDLLKSFTDQLRKISKDAGMPIQGQPCFCKYAQGADSVEPMFKHLKMSYVGLQLIVVILPGKTPVYAEVKRVGDTLLGMATQCVQVKNVVKTSPQTLSNLCLKINAKLGGINNVLVPHQRPSVFQQPVIFLGADVTHPPAGDGKKPSIAAVVGSMDGHPSRYCATVRVQTSRQDMSQEQLFSQEVIQDLTNMVRELLIQFYKSTRFKPTRIIYYRGGVSEGQMKQVAWPELIAIRKACISLEEDYRPGITYIVVQKRHHTRLFCSDKAERVGKSGNVPAGTTVDSTITHPSEFDFYLCSHAGIQGTSRPSHYHVLWDDNCFTADELQLLTYQLCHTYVRCTRSVSIPAPAYYARLVAFRARYHLVDKDHDSAEGSHVSGQSNGRDPQALAKAVQIHYDTQHTMYFA
- the ago4 gene encoding protein argonaute-4 isoform X3, producing the protein MEALGPGPPAPASLFQPPRRPGLGTVGKPIRLLANHFQVQIPKIDVYHYDIDIKPEKRPRRVNREVVDTMVRHFKMQIFGDRQPGYDGKRNMYTAHPLPIGRDRVDLEVTLPGEGKDQTFKVSLQWVSVVSLQMLLEALSGHLNEVPEDSVQALDVITRHLPSMRYTPVGRSFFSPPEGYYHPLGGGREVWFGFHQSVRPAMWNMMLNIDVSATAFYRAQPVIEFMCEVLDIQNINEQTKPLTDSQRVKFTKEIRGLKVEVTHCGQMKRKYRVCNVTRRPASHQTFPLQLENGQAMECTVAQYFKQKYNLQLKYPHLPCLQVGQEQKHTYLPLEVCNIVAGQRCIKKLTDNQTSTMIKATARSAPDRQEEISRLVKSNSMVGGPDPYLKEFGIVVHNDMTEVTGRVLPAPMLQYGGRGLSPQNKTVATPNQGVWDMRGKQFYAGIEIKVWAVACFAPQKQCREDLLKSFTDQLRKISKDAGMPIQGQPCFCKYAQGADSVEPMFKHLKMSYVGLQLIVVILPGKTPVYAEVKRVGDTLLGMATQCVQVKNVVKTSPQTLSNLCLKINAKLGGINNVLVPHQRPSVFQQPVIFLGADVTHPPAGDGKKPSIAAVVGSMDGHPSRYCATVRVQTSRQDMSQEQLFSQEVIQDLTNMVRELLIQFYKSTRFKPTRIIYYRGGVSEGQMKQVAWPELIAIRKACISLEEDYRPGITYIVVQKRHHTRLFCSDKAERVGKSGNVPAGTTVDSTITHPSEFDFYLCSHAGIQGTSRPSHYHVLWDDNCFTADELQLLTYQLCHTYVRCTRSVSIPAPAYYARLVAFRARYHLVDKDHDSAEGSHVSGQSNGRDPQALAKAVQIHYDTQHTMYFA
- the ago4 gene encoding protein argonaute-4 isoform X2, with the protein product MEALGPGPPAPASLFQPPRRPGLGTVGKPIRLLANHFQVQIPKIDVYHYDIDIKPEKRPRRVNREVVDTMVRHFKMQIFGDRQPGYDGKRNMYTAHPLPIGRDRVDLEVTLPGEGKDQTFKVSLQWVSVVSLQMLLEALSGHLNEVPEDSVQALDVITRHLPSMRYTPVGRSFFSPPEGYYHPLGGGREVWFGFHQSVRPAMWNMMLNIDVSATAFYRAQPVIEFMCEVLDIQNINEQTKPLTDSQRVKFTKEIRGLKVEVTHCGQMKRKYRVCNVTRRPASHQTFPLQLENGQAMECTVAQYFKQKYNLQLKYPHLPCLQVGQEQKHTYLPLEVCNIVAGQRCIKKLTDNQTSTMIKATARSAPDRQEEISRLVKSNSMVGGPDPYLKEFGIVVHNDMTEVTGRVLPAPMLQYGGRVSTDTGRDCGRNKTVATPNQGVWDMRGKQFYAGIEIKVWAVACFAPQKQCREDLLKSFTDQLRKISKDAGMPIQGQPCFCKYAQGADSVEPMFKHLKMSYVGLQLIVVILPGKTPVYAEVKRVGDTLLGMATQCVQVKNVVKTSPQTLSNLCLKINAKLGGINNVLVPHQRPSVFQQPVIFLGADVTHPPAGDGKKPSIAAVVGSMDGHPSRYCATVRVQTSRQDMSQEQLFSQEVIQDLTNMVRELLIQFYKSTRFKPTRIIYYRGGVSEGQMKQVAWPELIAIRKACISLEEDYRPGITYIVVQKRHHTRLFCSDKAERVGKSGNVPAGTTVDSTITHPSEFDFYLCSHAGIQGTSRPSHYHVLWDDNCFTADELQLLTYQLCHTYVRCTRSVSIPAPAYYARLVAFRARYHLVDKDHDSAEGSHVSGQSNGRDPQALAKAVQIHYDTQHTMYFA